Proteins encoded in a region of the Zea mays cultivar B73 chromosome 4, Zm-B73-REFERENCE-NAM-5.0, whole genome shotgun sequence genome:
- the LOC100277090 gene encoding uncharacterized protein LOC100277090: MAPASGWGRAVGNTRSFVGNALGGLRGWSNLASWTVAGTLAYYLWVKPARQLQKEQEERAALAAATDPYRYVEKRKPIPDPQDTGLIYGKKREPTKSQD; this comes from the exons ATGGCTCCGGCCAGCGGGTGGGGCCGGGCGGTGGGGAACACGCGGTCGTTCGTGGGCAACGCGCTGGGCGGCCTCCGCGGGTGGAGCAACCTCGCCTCCTGGACCGTCGCCGGAACCCTCGCCTACTACCTCTGGGTGAAGCCCGCGCGCCAGCTCCAGAAGGAGCAGGAG GAGCGAGCCGCTTTGGCTGCTGCAACGGATCCTTATCGTTACGTCGAGAAGCGGAAACCGATTCCTGATCCACAG GACACTGGCCTTATCTATGGGAAGAAGAGGGAGCCTACCAAATCTCAAGATTAG
- the sbp7 gene encoding SBP-transcription factor 7 has protein sequence MQREVGPQVAPPLFIHHQIQPMPPHAAAAVKKRGQPCPAAAAAPAEAAAGNWNPRLWDWDSRALTARPSADALRLAGGQPQPQPQQAAEVHRQGAGGSGALKLQLGPREGSTAPTDASPTAPAASLSPSPPASGQDLVVRPSKRVRSGSPGSAGGGGGGAANGGAGYPMCQVDECRADLTGAKDYHRRHKVCETHSKTIRAVVANQAQRFCQQCSRFHPLAEFDEGKRSCRRRLAGHNRRRRKTQPADVSSQLLLPGNQENAANRTQDIVNLITVIAHLHGSSVGKVPSIPPIPDKQNLVEIISKINSFNNMTSADKSPPSEVVDLDALQEQQVQRQDSVGKTTNGIDKQTVPSTMDLLGVFPTGLATSTPETNTSQSQGSSDSSGNNKSKSHSTEPVTVVNSHDKSTRDFSAAGFMRSNSTHESQPHIYKQTEQETRPYLSLQLFGSTEEDFPPKMDSVNKYLSSESSNPLDERSPSSSPPITRKFFPIHSVDEEVRHPHITDYGEDATMGEVSTNQAWLAPPLDLFKDSERPIENGSPPNPGYQSCYASTSCSDHSPSTSNSDGQDRTGRIIFKLFGKEPSTIPGNLRDDIVNWLKHSPTEMEGYIRPGCLVLSMYLLMPGIAWDELEENLLQRVNSLVQSSDLDFWRKGRFLVRTNSQLVSYKAGMTRLSKSWRTWNTPELTLVSPIAVVGGQKTSLILKGRNLSIPGTQIHCTSIGKYISKEVLCSAYPGTIYDDSGVETFDLPGQPDLILGRCFVEVENRFRGNSFPVIVASSSVCQELRNLEVEFEDSQVLDVSSDGQIHDSRQPKTSVQVLHFLNELGWLFQRASACTSSTRSDVSDLDLIRFSTARFRYLLLFCSERDWCSLTKTLLDILAKRSLASEELSKETMEMLAEIHLLNRAVKRKSRNMVHLLVKFVVICPDNSKVYPFLPNLPGPGGLTPLHLAASIENAEDIVDALTDDPQQTGVTCWQTVLDDDGQSPETYAKLRNHNSYNELVAQKLVDMKNNQVTVRVNGDGIRADRLGNDVGDRKRSGVQALQIRSCSQCAILESGVLMQPVRSRGFLARPYIHSMLAIAAVCVCVCVFMRALLRINSGKSFKWERLDYGTI, from the exons ATGCAGAGGGAGGTGGGCCCGCAGGTGGCCCCTCCGCTCTTCATCCACCACCAGATCCAGCCGATGCCTCCCCACGCCGCGGCCGCCGTGAAGAAGCGCGGCCAGCCGTGTCCGGccgccgcggcggcgcccgcggaGGCCGCTGCGGGGAACTGGAACCCCAGGCTGTGGGACTGGGACAGCCGCGCGCTCACCGCCAGGCCGTCGGCCGATGCACTCCGCCTCGCCGGTGGCCAGCCCCAGCCCCAGCCCCAGCAGGCGGCCGAGGTGCACCGTCAGGGGGCCGGAGGAAGCGGCGCGCTGAAGCTCCAGCTCGgcccgcgggaaggctccacggcCCCGACGGACGCCAGCCCGACGGCTCCCGCGGCGTCGCTGTCGCCGTCCCCGCCTGCTTCGGGGCAGGACCTGGTGGTCAGGCCGAGCAAGCGGGTGCGGTCAGGATCGCCAGGCAGCgcgggcggtggcggtggcggggCTGCCAACGGAGGCGCGGGCTACCCGATGTGCCAGGTGGATGAGTGCCGAGCGGATCTGACCGGCGCCAAGGACTACCACAGGAGGCACAAGGTCTGCGAGACCCACAGCAAGACCATCAGGGCCGTCGTCGCCAACCAGGCGCAGCGCTTCTGCCAGCAGTGTAGTAG ATTTCACCCACTCGCGGAGTTTGACGAGGGTAAGAGGAGCTGCCGGCGTAGGCTTGCTGGGCACAACCGGCGGAGAAGAAAAACCCAGCCAGCAGATGTTTCTTCGCAGTTGCTGCTACCTGGAAACCAAGAAAATGCAGCAAATAGGACGCAGGATATTGTCAATCTAATTACAGTGATTGCGCACTTGCATG GTTCTAGCGTCGGTAAAGTGCCTAGCATTCCTCCCATACCAGATAAGCAGAATCTGGTTGAAATTATCAGCAAAATAAATTCATTCAACAATATGACCTCTGCGGACAAATCTCCTCCATCTGAAGTCGTTGATTTGGATGCTTTGCAAGAGCAACAAGTGCAACGGCAGGATTCTGTGGGGAAGACGACCAACGGAATCGACAAGCAAACTGTGCCATCAACCATGGATTTGCTAGGAGTTTTTCCAACTGGCCTTGCAACTTCAACACCTGAGACCAATACATCTCAGTCCCAAGGGAGCAGTGACAGCAGTGGTAATAACAAGAGCAAGAGCCATTCAACAGAGCCAGTAACTGTTGTAAATTCACATGATAAATCAACCCGAGATTTCTCTGCTGCTGGTTTCATGAGAAGCAACAGCACACACGAAAGCCAACCTCATATATACAAGCAGACAGAACAAGAAACCAGACCATACTTGTCACTGCAGCTGTTTGGCAGCACTGAGGAGGATTTTCCACCTAAGATGGACTCAGTGAATAAGTACTTATCTTCTGAGAGTAGCAATCCTCTGGATGAGAGATCTCCTTCATCCTCTCCGCCTATAACCCGCAAGTTTTTCCCCATACACTCGGTTGATGAAGAGGTTCGGCACCCTCATATTACAGATTATGGGGAAGATGCTACGATGGGTGAAGTTAGCACAAATCAGGCATGGTTGGCACCACCACTTGATCTCTTCAAGGATTCAGAGCGTCCCATCGAGAACGGATCGCCACCAAATCCTGGTTACCAGTCCTGCTATGCCTCAACATCTTGTTCAGATCATTCACCTTCAACCTCAAACTCAGATGGACAG GATCGGACTGGTAGGATTATTTTTAAGCTGTTTGGCAAGGAACCTAGCACAATACCTGGGAACCTTCGTGATGAT ATAGTAAATTGGCTCAAACACAGCCCTACTGAAATGGAGGGTTACATTCGCCCCGGTTGCCTTGTACTATCCATGTACCTATTAATGCCGGGTATTGCATGGGATGAG CTTGAAGAAAATCTCCTCCAGAGAGTAAACTCATTAGTTCAAAGTTCTGATTTGGATTTCTGGAGAAAAGGAAGGTTTTTAGTTCGAACCAACTCCCAGTTGGTATCATATAAAGCAG GAATGACCCGTTTATCGAAATCGTGGAGAACATGGAATACCCCTGAATTGACCCTTGTGTCACCAATTGCTGTTGTTGGTGGGCAGAAGACCTCCCTCATTCTTAAAGGCCGCAATCTATCTATTCCTGGCACACA GATCCACTGTACAAGCATAGGGAAGTACATATCCAAAGAAGTTCTGTGCTCAGCATATCCAGGTACCATATATGATGATTCAGGTGTTGAGACATTTGACTTGCCAGGACAACCAGATCTTATTCTTGGGCGCTGCTTTGTTGAG GTAGAAAACAGGTTCAGGGGTAACAGCTTCCCTGTTATTGTTGCTAGTTCAAGCGTTTGCCAGGAGTTGCGAAATCTAGAAGTTGAGTTCGAGGATTCGCAGGTTCTTGATGTTTCTTCGGATGGTCAGATTCATGATTCTCGGCAGCCAAAGACATCGGTTCAAGTTCTGCACTTCCTTAATGAACTCGGCTGGCTCTTTCAGAGGGCTTCTGCCTGTACATCGTCCACCAGATCTGATGTGTCTGATTTGGATTTGATTCGGTTTTCAACCGCACGGTTCAGATACCTTTTACTGTTCTGTAGTGAGCGCGACTGGTGCTCTCTTACTAAAACACTTCTGGACATTCTTGCCAAGAGAAGCCTGGCCAGCGAGGAACTATCAAAGGAGACTATGGAGATGCTGGCTGAGATTCACCTCCTGAACAGAGCAGTAAAAAGAAAGAGTAGGAACATGGTGCACCTACTTGTGAAGTTCGTTGTAATTTGCCCCGACAATTCCAAGGTTTACCCCTTCCTTCCGAACTTGCCTGGCCCTGGTGGTTTAACTCCGCTGCATCTTGCTGCGTCCATCGAGAATGCAGAGGATATAGTTGACGCCTTGACAGACGACCCTCAACAG ACTGGTGTAACCTGTTGGCAGACAGTTCTAGACGACGACGGCCAATCTCCCGAAACATATGCCAAGTTGAGGAACCATAATTCCTATAATGAGCTCGTAGCGCAAAAGCTGGTGGACATGAAGAACAACCAGGTCACAGTAAGGGTTAACGGCGATGGGATTCGTGCGGATCGGTTAGGAAATGATGTTGGTGACCGCAAAAGATCTGGGGTTCAGGCGCTGCAAATAAGATCCTGCTCCCAGTGTGCCATTCTGGAGTCTGGTGTGCTAATGCAGCCCGTGCGGTCAAGGGGGTTCCTTGCTCGGCCCTATATCCATTCGATGCTTGCTATAGCGGCAGTATGCGTCTGCGTCTGTGTATTCATGCGAGCGTTGCTGCGGATCAATTCTGGTAAATCCTTCAAGTGGGAGAGGCTGGATTATGGTACGATATAA